The nucleotide window CCGAACCGCAGCGGTCGGTGCGCAGCACCGGCACGGGACCGAAGGCGCGCACCGACTTCCGGGTGGGGTGCCCGTAGCTGTTCTCCCCCACCGACAGCACGCCCAGCTGGGGGTCGGCCGCGGCGAAGAACTCGGCTGCGAGATCGGATGACCCGTGATGCGGAGCGATGAGCACGTCGACGGGGCGGATGCTCTGGGCCAGCACATACTGCTCCTCGGCGCCGACGTCTCCCGGCAGCAGGGTGCTCAGTCCCTGCTGATCGATGCGCACGACCAGCGAGTCCTCATTGCGCAGCTCCTCGTCCTCCCCCGCAGGCGTCTCCCGCAGCGGCGGCCACAGCACCTGCACCGCGGCTGAACCGACCCTCAGCGTCTGTCCGCGCTGGGCGGGCACCACCTCGGCGCCGGTCTCGGTGATCACTTGTCTCGCCTCAGCCGAGTCCGCGACATTGCCAGATACGAAGAGCCGGTCGATCTGCCGCCCCCAGGTGGTGCCCGCGAACCCGGCGAAATGGTCGGCGTCGAAGTGGGAGATGAGCAGGTCGAATTCGTCGATCCCGGATTCGTCGAGGCAGGTGTCGATGGGGCCGGGTTCCTTGCCGGTGTCGACGACGAGCCCCCGCCCGTCACCGAGGTTGATGACCGCACCGGAACCCTGCCCGACATCACAGACGAGGACAAGCCAGTCAGCCGCGGGTGGTTTCGTGCGCACGCTGACGATGACTGCGGCGGTGAGGATGACGCACAGGACGAGAACGGGCAGACCCCACAGACGACGCCGGACGAGCAGTCCGACTCCGACCACGGCGATGACGAGCAGGCCCAGTGCCAGCACGGTTCCCCAGGGTGGGACCGGCCAGTCGAGGGCAGCTCCGGGCAGGCTCGCGCAGAACCGGGCGACGTGCACGATCCACCAGGCCGGCAGCGATCCCAGCCACGCGAGAAGGGTTGAGAAGAAGTCCGCGCCGGGCATTCCTGTCGAACCGATTCCCGAGCTCACGAGGCTGAGAAAGCCCGCCACGGTTGCCGGCAGCACGGCAGGCGCGGCCAGGGCATTGGCGGCCACGGACCAGACCCCGATGCGCGGGTCGATGGCCACGAGCACCGGAGTGCAGGCCAGTTGGGCGACGAAAGGGACGACCAGCGCGGTGATGAGCACGCTCGGCAGCAGCGGGAAGTGCACGGAGAGTCGGCGCAGCAGGACCGGGACGACGAACATGATCGCGGCCGTGGACACCACGGACAGGACGAACCCCACCGAGGTGGCCAGGACCGGGACGAAGGCCAGGAGCAGGCTCGCCGTCGAACACATCACCGCCACCGGTGAGATGCCGCCGCCGCGCAGGAACACGAGTGCGGCGGCGATCGCCATGCCGGCGGCGCGGATCGCGCTGGGCTCGAAGCCGACGATGAAGACGTACCCGAGGCAGGTGGCCACCCCGATGCTCACCCGCAGCCTGGGCCCTGCCCGGCAGGCTCCCGCGAGGAGGCCCGCCCCGAGGCTGACGATCGTGACGTTGCTGCCTGAGACGGCTGAGATGTGGGTGAGTGAGACGACGCGCATGTCGGCGAGCATGCGGTCATCCTGCGGGTCGGTGTCACCGACGACGAGTCCCGGCAGCAGGCGTCCGCCCTCGTTGCCGGCGGCCAGGGAGTGTGCGCGCAGCTCGGTGCGCAGGTGCTCACGCCACCGCCACGCCCCATTCGGTTCGGCGATCATCTCAGGCGCGGTGTCGGTCGATCGGATGTCGTCGAGGGGGTGTGTGCGCATCCGCACCGTGGCCCCGTCGGAGGCGACTTCGGGACTGAGCACCGAAGAGAATCCGGTGGCACCGAGCAGGGTCAGCCGTGTCCACCCGGTGCTGCCGGGGTCGCTGTGCCCGACGACGATCCCAGTCGTCTCCGTGTCCTCGTCCGGTCCGCGTGAGCCGGCGAGGGCAGTGACCTGGATGGTCAACAGGCAGGCGAAGACGATGAGACCCACACCGAGGTGGTGGTGCCGGCGCAGGAGCACGAATCCGAGGAGACCGGCCAGCGGCGTGAGGATCAGTGCCCACGGTCCAGGGGCGAGCAGCGCGGTTGACCACAGTCCGGCTGCGCAGCACAGGAGTCGGACCGATCCCGGCCACAGCGAAGCTGCGGTTCGTGCCCGGTCCAGCAGTTCCGACGCCATCGACCGCGCAGACCGAACCGCCCGGCCCGCCGCCTCCGGCACGCGGGGTCGGCGGGCGGCGTGTTCAGCCGACGGTGACAAGGTCTTTGAGGCTTTCGAAGGTCTTCGGTCCGATGCCTTTGACGAGCAGCAGATCCTCTACGCTGCCGAACGGTTGGGCCTGCCGGTGGCTGACGATGGCCTCGGCAGTGACCGGACCGACCCCGGGCAGGGTCTGCAGAGCGGTGAGATCGGCGGAGTTGAGGTCGACCTTCCCGCCGGCGCCCGGAGCGTCGCCGGCTCCCTCCGGCCCTGCACCGCCGGCTCCGTTCGCCGCGACTCCCGGATCGGAGCTCGCTGCCGGATCGGGACCCGCTGCGCCGCCTGTGTCGGAGCCCGGCCCACCACCTGCACCGCCCTCGTCTGCCGCGGCTGCGGC belongs to Brevibacterium spongiae and includes:
- a CDS encoding ComEC/Rec2 family competence protein translates to MASELLDRARTAASLWPGSVRLLCCAAGLWSTALLAPGPWALILTPLAGLLGFVLLRRHHHLGVGLIVFACLLTIQVTALAGSRGPDEDTETTGIVVGHSDPGSTGWTRLTLLGATGFSSVLSPEVASDGATVRMRTHPLDDIRSTDTAPEMIAEPNGAWRWREHLRTELRAHSLAAGNEGGRLLPGLVVGDTDPQDDRMLADMRVVSLTHISAVSGSNVTIVSLGAGLLAGACRAGPRLRVSIGVATCLGYVFIVGFEPSAIRAAGMAIAAALVFLRGGGISPVAVMCSTASLLLAFVPVLATSVGFVLSVVSTAAIMFVVPVLLRRLSVHFPLLPSVLITALVVPFVAQLACTPVLVAIDPRIGVWSVAANALAAPAVLPATVAGFLSLVSSGIGSTGMPGADFFSTLLAWLGSLPAWWIVHVARFCASLPGAALDWPVPPWGTVLALGLLVIAVVGVGLLVRRRLWGLPVLVLCVILTAAVIVSVRTKPPAADWLVLVCDVGQGSGAVINLGDGRGLVVDTGKEPGPIDTCLDESGIDEFDLLISHFDADHFAGFAGTTWGRQIDRLFVSGNVADSAEARQVITETGAEVVPAQRGQTLRVGSAAVQVLWPPLRETPAGEDEELRNEDSLVVRIDQQGLSTLLPGDVGAEEQYVLAQSIRPVDVLIAPHHGSSDLAAEFFAAADPQLGVLSVGENSYGHPTRKSVRAFGPVPVLRTDRCGSVALYAEGHFSTGRDCPGSSG